The following are encoded together in the Takifugu flavidus isolate HTHZ2018 chromosome 22, ASM371156v2, whole genome shotgun sequence genome:
- the llph gene encoding protein LLP homolog isoform X1 produces MAKSLRSKWRRKMRAEKRKKNAPKELARLKQALSLDKKVDDVMAEVQEIATVVPAEKIKKQTDVEMAEAEGDEGKMDMDSKRNKKTMLDENGQYPVWMNQRQAKKLKGKRTTKKVGQGKKKKGIAW; encoded by the exons ATGGCAAAAAGCCTTCGAAGCAAATGGAGGAGAAAGATGCgggcagagaagaggaagaagaacgcTCCCAAAGAGCTGGCCCGTCTGAAACAAGCCCTGAGTCTGGACAAGAAAGTGGACGATGTGATGGCCGAGGTGCAGGAGATTGCAACGGTGGTGCCAGCGGAGAAAATCAAGAAGCAGACCGATGTGGAGATGGCGGAAGCGGAGGGTGACG AAGGGAAGATGGACATGGACAGCAAGCGCAACAAGAAAACCATGTTGGATGAGAACGGTCAGTACCCTGTTTGGATGAATCAGCGACAGGCCAAAAAGCTGAAAGGCAAACGGACAACAAAGAAAGTTGGTCAGGGTAAGAAGAAGAAGGGCATCGCCTGGTGA
- the hcls1 gene encoding src substrate protein p85-like: MWKSAVGHNVDMKVSAEGDDWETDPDFENDVSEQEQRWGAKTIEGSGRKEHISVAELRKKVAVEHEQVKQKDQTPKASYGYGGKFGVEKDRMDKVAVGTNYVAQVEKHSSQKDASKGFGGKFGVQEDRVDKSAMGFEYKGEVEQHTSQRDYSKGFGGKYGVEKEKVDKSALGYDYKGQTEKHQSQKDYAKGFGGKYGVEKEKVDKAALGYDYKGQTEKHQSQKDYSKGFGGKFGVEREKVDKAALGYDYKSKTEKHQSQKDYSSGFGGRYGVQTDRMDKSAAGFSDMDSPTSAYEKTEPFEASSTDAGKLKARFESMAKASDEENRRKAEEEKARRRARESREREVARHRQEEQISQEDKNPDVPDVVPEVDNPPPEVDYPPPDVRANTPTIEERPEPEEEALYEEPPALPPRSSDFLETDAPLLPHRSTEVDEVEEQEEEDDKGVYEELSEVAPPVPADDAEYEDLSGGQTAVAIYDYVGEADDEISFNPDDIITHIEMIDEGWWKGQCHGHVGLFPAVYVKLL, encoded by the exons ATGTGGAAGTCGGCCGTGGGACACAATGTGGACATGAAGGTGTCTGCGGAGGGGGACGACTGGGAGACGGACCCCGACTTTGAG AATGACGTGtcggagcaggagcagaggtgGGGAGCGAAGACCATCGAGGGGTCTGGACGCAAGGAGCACATCAG TGTGGCAGAGCTCAGGAAGAAGGTGGCTGTGGAGCACGAGCAGGTGAAGCAGAAGGACCAGACTCCCAAAGCCTCGTACGGATACGGCGGGAAGTTCGGAGTGGAGAAGGATCGAATGGACAAG GTAGCTGTGGGGACCAACTACGTCGCACAAGTTGAGAAGCACTCGTCCCAGAAAGATGCCTCAAAGGGATTTGGAGGGAAATTTGGTGTACAGGAAGACCGCGTAGACAAG TCCGCCATGGGCTTTGAGTACAAAGGGGAAGTGGAGCAACACACGTCTCAGAGAG ATTATTCAAAGGGATTCGGCGGGAAGTACGGAGTGGAGAAGGAAAAGGTCGACAAGTCGGCTTTGGGTTACGACTACAAAGGCCAGACAGAGAAGCACCAGTCTCAGAAAG ACTACGCGAAAGGGTTTGGTGGCAAATACGGGGTGGAAAAGGAGAAGGTGGACAAGGCTGCTCTGGGATACGACTACAAAGGCCAGACGGAGAAGCACCAGTCTCAGAAAG ATTACTCAAAGGGTTTTGGAGGGAAGTTCGGtgtggagagggagaaagtggACAAAGCTGCCTTGGGCTACGATTATAAGAGCAAGACAGAGAAACATCAGTCCCAGAAAG ATTACTCATCAGGCTTTGGAGGCCGTTATGGCGTACAGACCGACCGCATGGATAAG AGCGCGGCTGGTTTCTCAGACATGGACTCCCCGACCTCTGCCTATGAGAAGACAGAACCCTTTGAGGCCT CGAGCACAGACGCTGGAAAGCTGAAAGCACGTTTTGAGAGCATGGCCAAGGCCTCGGACGAAGAGAACAGGAGGAAGGCCGAGGAGGAGAAAGCCAGAAGGCGAgccagagagagcagagagcgaGAGGTGGCCAGGCACAGACAGGAG GAGCAGATCAGCCAAGAGGACAAAAAcccagatgttccagatgtggTCCCAGAGGTTGATAATCCGCCACCAGAGGTTGATTATCCGCCACCAGACGTGAGAGCGAACACACCAACAATAGAAGAAAGGCCAGAGCCAGAG GAGGAGGCGCTATACGAGGAGCCACCGGCTCTGCCTCCACGATCGAGCGACTTCCTGGAAACGGACGCTCCCCTGCTGCCTCACAGGTCAACTGAGGTGGacgaggtggaggagcaggaggaggaggacgacaagGGAGTGTATGAAGAACTGAGCGAAGTGGCTCCTCCTGTGCCAGCAG ATGACGCTGAATACGAGGACCTGTCGGGTGGCCAGACGGCCGTGGCGATTTACGACTACGTGGGAG AGGCTGACGACGAGATCTCCTTCAACCCTGATGATATCATCACCCACATCGAGATGATTGATGAGGGCTGGTGGAAAGGACAGTGTCACGGGCACGTCGGGCTCTTCCCAGCAGTCTACGTCAAACTGCTGTAG
- the llph gene encoding protein LLP homolog isoform X2 — protein sequence MAKSLRSKWRRKMRAEKRKKNAPKELARLKQALSLDKKVDDVMAEVQEIATVVPAEKIKKQTDVEMAEAEEGKMDMDSKRNKKTMLDENGQYPVWMNQRQAKKLKGKRTTKKVGQGKKKKGIAW from the exons ATGGCAAAAAGCCTTCGAAGCAAATGGAGGAGAAAGATGCgggcagagaagaggaagaagaacgcTCCCAAAGAGCTGGCCCGTCTGAAACAAGCCCTGAGTCTGGACAAGAAAGTGGACGATGTGATGGCCGAGGTGCAGGAGATTGCAACGGTGGTGCCAGCGGAGAAAATCAAGAAGCAGACCGATGTGGAGATGGCGGAAGCGGAGG AAGGGAAGATGGACATGGACAGCAAGCGCAACAAGAAAACCATGTTGGATGAGAACGGTCAGTACCCTGTTTGGATGAATCAGCGACAGGCCAAAAAGCTGAAAGGCAAACGGACAACAAAGAAAGTTGGTCAGGGTAAGAAGAAGAAGGGCATCGCCTGGTGA
- the pex26 gene encoding peroxisome assembly protein 26 isoform X2, whose product MSKCSDTAGNAHSWGYVCSPPPTSSLMKTFSLLETAAEQMMVHTDFQAAFGTCNKGLEGLASMELEDNRCLEYKAGFCTVGIQALAELNQWRAALPWVLQQYEDQEKIPAQIVQLCILLYSKVGEPAVMQETARVWLHCPSNRSVSGFRTVAELYLLHVLVPLKYREEAEELILGEIGTSVFTEHQRQTALEILEEKEQQNQELPLNSSQNSTADVISARGSVLCKVEAMLKFLYRKLLLTHSGSFRFQSIFFAAMLLYLLFLRLDPALPSSFMWIFKLFQLLKQMWRTMFAPYYQAITQSKGL is encoded by the exons ATGAGCAAGTGTTCGGACACTGCGGGTAATGCACACAGTTGGGGCTATGTGTGCAGCCCGCCACCAACTTCATCCTTAATGAAGACATTCAGCCTGTTGGAGACTGCTGCAGAGCAAATGATGGTCCACACAGATTTCCAGGCAGCATTTGGCACATGCAACAAAGGACTGGAGGGTCTCGCCAGcatggagctggaggacaacag ATGTTTGGAGTATAAGGCAGGTTTCTGCACCGTAGGGATTCAAGCATTAGCTGAGCTTAATCAGTGGCGTGCTGCCCTTCCATGGGTCCTTCAGCAGTATGAGGACCAGGAGAAAATCCCAGCCCAAATAGTGCAGTTGTG CATACTCTTGTACTCTAAAGTAGGAGAGCCAGCAGTGATGCAGGAGACAGCCAGAGTTTGGTTACACTGTCCATCCAACCGCAGCGTGTCAGGATTCAGGACGGTGGCCGAGCTGTACCTGCTGCACGTCCTCGTTCCTCTGAAGTACAGAGAAGAAGCTGAGGAGCTGATCCTAGGGGAGATTGGAACCAGCGTGTTTACAGAACACCAAAGGCAAACAGCACTTGAGattttggaggaaaaagagCAGCAAAATCAAGAACTGCCTCTAAATTCCAGTCAAAACTCCACTGCAGATGTCATCTCAGCACGAG GAAGTGTCCTCTGTAAAGTTGAAGCCATGCTCAAGTTCCTCTACAGGAAATTGCTGTTGACTCATTCTGGCTCATTCAGATTCCAGAGCATCTTCTTCGCGGCGATGCTCCTCTACTTGCTGTTTCTGCGCCTGGATCCAG CTCTTCCATCCTCATTCATGTGGATTTTCAAACTATTCCAGCTGCTCAAACAGATGTGGAGGACCATGTTTGCACCCTACTATCAGGCCATCACCCAGAGCAAAGGACTGTAG
- the pex26 gene encoding peroxisome assembly protein 26 isoform X1 — protein sequence MSKCSDTAGNAHSWGYVCSPPPTSSLMKTFSLLETAAEQMMVHTDFQAAFGTCNKGLEGLASMELEDNRCLEYKAGFCTVGIQALAELNQWRAALPWVLQQYEDQEKIPAQIVQLCILLYSKVGEPAVMQETARVWLHCPSNRSVSGFRTVAELYLLHVLVPLKYREEAEELILGEIGTSVFTEHQRQTALEILEEKEQQNQELPLNSSQNSTADVISARGNTDRLSQLQRQTASLTLLSSAGSVLCKVEAMLKFLYRKLLLTHSGSFRFQSIFFAAMLLYLLFLRLDPALPSSFMWIFKLFQLLKQMWRTMFAPYYQAITQSKGL from the exons ATGAGCAAGTGTTCGGACACTGCGGGTAATGCACACAGTTGGGGCTATGTGTGCAGCCCGCCACCAACTTCATCCTTAATGAAGACATTCAGCCTGTTGGAGACTGCTGCAGAGCAAATGATGGTCCACACAGATTTCCAGGCAGCATTTGGCACATGCAACAAAGGACTGGAGGGTCTCGCCAGcatggagctggaggacaacag ATGTTTGGAGTATAAGGCAGGTTTCTGCACCGTAGGGATTCAAGCATTAGCTGAGCTTAATCAGTGGCGTGCTGCCCTTCCATGGGTCCTTCAGCAGTATGAGGACCAGGAGAAAATCCCAGCCCAAATAGTGCAGTTGTG CATACTCTTGTACTCTAAAGTAGGAGAGCCAGCAGTGATGCAGGAGACAGCCAGAGTTTGGTTACACTGTCCATCCAACCGCAGCGTGTCAGGATTCAGGACGGTGGCCGAGCTGTACCTGCTGCACGTCCTCGTTCCTCTGAAGTACAGAGAAGAAGCTGAGGAGCTGATCCTAGGGGAGATTGGAACCAGCGTGTTTACAGAACACCAAAGGCAAACAGCACTTGAGattttggaggaaaaagagCAGCAAAATCAAGAACTGCCTCTAAATTCCAGTCAAAACTCCACTGCAGATGTCATCTCAGCACGAGGTAACACGGATCGTTTATCACAACTACAAAGGCAGACTGCATCTCTGACTCTGCTGTCTTCTGCAGGAAGTGTCCTCTGTAAAGTTGAAGCCATGCTCAAGTTCCTCTACAGGAAATTGCTGTTGACTCATTCTGGCTCATTCAGATTCCAGAGCATCTTCTTCGCGGCGATGCTCCTCTACTTGCTGTTTCTGCGCCTGGATCCAG CTCTTCCATCCTCATTCATGTGGATTTTCAAACTATTCCAGCTGCTCAAACAGATGTGGAGGACCATGTTTGCACCCTACTATCAGGCCATCACCCAGAGCAAAGGACTGTAG